Proteins found in one Canis lupus baileyi chromosome 18, mCanLup2.hap1, whole genome shotgun sequence genomic segment:
- the SPMIP4 gene encoding sperm-associated microtubule inner protein 4 isoform X3, protein MEVIHGRPYCCRELEGADLLSNTFYSNELHTPLQTTARPTASEDRYQELRESLQQCRLPWGAEREYGGIIPISLPEEHRPKYRFMGKGHKHYGFGGETWPRKLPIEQYYYLTQNKKSDIYGNDSLMPKPPNSTVAEICSSYPIEHPYHTHISRGAMFPTFTSPKDLYTGIKARNQQPFPPTVPTKAYDTTILKTRGNPYRYELLDFPMDSKKKALTWPGQGVYYDFPECVEKNKPVFYPKPPKTFAPNTSLNLWDPISSLKEANIQRNLERSHWIPSYTHDFTGLGPMNPLELDDYHEKEVAELTGQIGFDPEPQEKFHPVLKPSRPLEGRTARLIQNRRPLEAIVQQRQPSCPDCTPRVLCTFHTFVPSSTEMMALCDNTLAGVTHKKQEIEDKIKQEQSLLSTYAFPPCYPTKDLNNTCDIKMFPKITDTKKIEDLYWRQLALKPQHTPYCNPNHYIPYEQFKCVIGDQYTMCQNSVSLSKPSILESKRDLGAFDLEHFLSKPEEQSSLNTENEETRPILGWIPRAGVAKPQTDLLGLKNSFSKTGAQKRFHKSILEDHKDLRDKVHSGMKHQFYGHNSYYFYN, encoded by the exons ATGGAGGTCATTCACGGCAGGCCCTATTGTTGCAGAGAGCTCGAAGGGGCTGACCTACTGTCCAACACCTTCTACTCTAATGAATTGCACACCCCGCTACAAACAACTGCTCGCCCAACTGCCTCAGAGGACAG GTATCAGGAATTAAGGGAGTCACTTCAACAATGTAGACTTCCGTGGGGTGCTGAAAGGGAATATGGTGGCATAATACCCATTTCACTCCCTGAGGAACACAGGCCAAAATATCGTTTCATGGGCAAAGGACATAAGCATTATGGATTTGGTGGAGAAACCTGGCCGAG AAAACTTCCTATTGAACAATACTATTATTTGACGCAGAATAAAAAAAGTGACATCTATGGAAATGATTCTTT GATGCCCAAACCACCTAATTCAACAGTAGC AGAAATCTGTTCTTCATATCCAATTGAACACCCGTACCACACACACATCTCACGTGGTGCCATGTTCCCGACCTTTACCTCACCTAAGGATCTCTACACCGGCATTAAAGCCCGAAACCAACAGCCATTTCCTCCCACTGTACCAACAAAGGCTTATGATACAACGATTTTGAAAACAAGAG GTAATCCTTACAGATACGAACTGCTTGATTTTCCAATGGATTCAAAAAAGAAAGCCTTGACTTGGCCAGGTCAGGGTGTATATTATGAT TTTCCTGAATGTGTTGAGAAAAATAAGCCTGTATTCTACCCAAAACCTCCTAAAACCTTCGCTCCTAACACTTCTTTAAATTTGTGGGACCCTATTAGCTCTCTAAAAGAAGCCAACATACAAAGAAATCTTGAGAGGTCCCACTGGATCCCTTCATACACTCATGATTTTACAG GTCTGGGGCCCATGAACCCCCTTGAACTGGATGATTACCATGAAAAGGAGGTAGCAGAGTTAACTGGACAGATAGGATTTGACCCAGAGCCT CAAGAAAAATTCCATCCTGTCTTAAAACCTTCCAGGCCCTTGGAAGGACGAACTGCTCGACTGATTCAGAACCGACGTCCTCTAGAGGCTATTGTCCAGCAAAGACAGCCCTCCTGTCCAGATTGTACCCCTAGAGTTTTGTGTACTTTTCATACCTTTGTACCCAGTTCTACAGAAATGATGGCACTTTGTGATAACACACTGGCAGGTGTCACCCATAAAAAGCAGGAAATTGAAGACAAGATTAAGCAAGAACAAAGCTTGCTATCTACCTATGCATTCCCACCTTGTTATCCAACAAAAGATCTGAATAACACTTGTGacataaaaatgtttccaaaaatcACAGATACTAAAAAGATAGAAGATTTGTACTGGAGACAGCTGGCATTAAAACCCCAACATACACCTTACTGCAACCCGAACCATTACATTCCATATGAGCAATTTAAATGTGTCATAGGTGACCAGTATACTATGTGTCAAAACTCTGTTAGCCTTAGTAAGCCTAGTATTTTAGAAAGTAAACGAGATTTGGGAGCTTTtgatttagaacattttttaagtaAGCCAGAAGAACAGTCGTCCTTGAACACAGAAAACGAGGAAACAAGACCTATTCTGGGTTGGATTCCTAGAGCTGGAGTGGCCAAGCCTCAGACTGACCTGCTGGGGCTTAAGAACTCTTTTTCAAAAACTGGTGCACAAAAACGTTTCCATAAATCAATTCTTGAAGACCATAAAGACCTCAGGGATAAAGTGCATTCAGGGATGAAACACCAATTCTATGGCCATAATTCCTATTATTTCTATAATTGA
- the SPMIP4 gene encoding sperm-associated microtubule inner protein 4 isoform X1 gives MEVIHGRPYCCRELEGADLLSNTFYSNELHTPLQTTARPTASEDRHTERSRDIGRGRSRLPIGSLMQNLVPGPWDHSLSQRQTLNHRATQVPLWYQELRESLQQCRLPWGAEREYGGIIPISLPEEHRPKYRFMGKGHKHYGFGGETWPRKLPIEQYYYLTQNKKSDIYGNDSLMPKPPNSTVAEICSSYPIEHPYHTHISRGAMFPTFTSPKDLYTGIKARNQQPFPPTVPTKAYDTTILKTRGNPYRYELLDFPMDSKKKALTWPGQGVYYDFPECVEKNKPVFYPKPPKTFAPNTSLNLWDPISSLKEANIQRNLERSHWIPSYTHDFTGLGPMNPLELDDYHEKEVAELTGQIGFDPEPQEKFHPVLKPSRPLEGRTARLIQNRRPLEAIVQQRQPSCPDCTPRVLCTFHTFVPSSTEMMALCDNTLAGVTHKKQEIEDKIKQEQSLLSTYAFPPCYPTKDLNNTCDIKMFPKITDTKKIEDLYWRQLALKPQHTPYCNPNHYIPYEQFKCVIGDQYTMCQNSVSLSKPSILESKRDLGAFDLEHFLSKPEEQSSLNTENEETRPILGWIPRAGVAKPQTDLLGLKNSFSKTGAQKRFHKSILEDHKDLRDKVHSGMKHQFYGHNSYYFYN, from the exons ATGGAGGTCATTCACGGCAGGCCCTATTGTTGCAGAGAGCTCGAAGGGGCTGACCTACTGTCCAACACCTTCTACTCTAATGAATTGCACACCCCGCTACAAACAACTGCTCGCCCAACTGCCTCAGAGGACAG acacacagagagaagcagagacataggcagagggagaagcaggcttcccattgggagcctgatgcagaacttggtcccaggaccctgggatcacagcctcagccaaaggcagacactcaaccacagagccacccaggtgcccctttg GTATCAGGAATTAAGGGAGTCACTTCAACAATGTAGACTTCCGTGGGGTGCTGAAAGGGAATATGGTGGCATAATACCCATTTCACTCCCTGAGGAACACAGGCCAAAATATCGTTTCATGGGCAAAGGACATAAGCATTATGGATTTGGTGGAGAAACCTGGCCGAG AAAACTTCCTATTGAACAATACTATTATTTGACGCAGAATAAAAAAAGTGACATCTATGGAAATGATTCTTT GATGCCCAAACCACCTAATTCAACAGTAGC AGAAATCTGTTCTTCATATCCAATTGAACACCCGTACCACACACACATCTCACGTGGTGCCATGTTCCCGACCTTTACCTCACCTAAGGATCTCTACACCGGCATTAAAGCCCGAAACCAACAGCCATTTCCTCCCACTGTACCAACAAAGGCTTATGATACAACGATTTTGAAAACAAGAG GTAATCCTTACAGATACGAACTGCTTGATTTTCCAATGGATTCAAAAAAGAAAGCCTTGACTTGGCCAGGTCAGGGTGTATATTATGAT TTTCCTGAATGTGTTGAGAAAAATAAGCCTGTATTCTACCCAAAACCTCCTAAAACCTTCGCTCCTAACACTTCTTTAAATTTGTGGGACCCTATTAGCTCTCTAAAAGAAGCCAACATACAAAGAAATCTTGAGAGGTCCCACTGGATCCCTTCATACACTCATGATTTTACAG GTCTGGGGCCCATGAACCCCCTTGAACTGGATGATTACCATGAAAAGGAGGTAGCAGAGTTAACTGGACAGATAGGATTTGACCCAGAGCCT CAAGAAAAATTCCATCCTGTCTTAAAACCTTCCAGGCCCTTGGAAGGACGAACTGCTCGACTGATTCAGAACCGACGTCCTCTAGAGGCTATTGTCCAGCAAAGACAGCCCTCCTGTCCAGATTGTACCCCTAGAGTTTTGTGTACTTTTCATACCTTTGTACCCAGTTCTACAGAAATGATGGCACTTTGTGATAACACACTGGCAGGTGTCACCCATAAAAAGCAGGAAATTGAAGACAAGATTAAGCAAGAACAAAGCTTGCTATCTACCTATGCATTCCCACCTTGTTATCCAACAAAAGATCTGAATAACACTTGTGacataaaaatgtttccaaaaatcACAGATACTAAAAAGATAGAAGATTTGTACTGGAGACAGCTGGCATTAAAACCCCAACATACACCTTACTGCAACCCGAACCATTACATTCCATATGAGCAATTTAAATGTGTCATAGGTGACCAGTATACTATGTGTCAAAACTCTGTTAGCCTTAGTAAGCCTAGTATTTTAGAAAGTAAACGAGATTTGGGAGCTTTtgatttagaacattttttaagtaAGCCAGAAGAACAGTCGTCCTTGAACACAGAAAACGAGGAAACAAGACCTATTCTGGGTTGGATTCCTAGAGCTGGAGTGGCCAAGCCTCAGACTGACCTGCTGGGGCTTAAGAACTCTTTTTCAAAAACTGGTGCACAAAAACGTTTCCATAAATCAATTCTTGAAGACCATAAAGACCTCAGGGATAAAGTGCATTCAGGGATGAAACACCAATTCTATGGCCATAATTCCTATTATTTCTATAATTGA
- the SPMIP4 gene encoding sperm-associated microtubule inner protein 4 isoform X2 has product MNCTPRYKQLLAQLPQRTERSRDIGRGRSRLPIGSLMQNLVPGPWDHSLSQRQTLNHRATQVPLWYQELRESLQQCRLPWGAEREYGGIIPISLPEEHRPKYRFMGKGHKHYGFGGETWPRKLPIEQYYYLTQNKKSDIYGNDSLMPKPPNSTVAEICSSYPIEHPYHTHISRGAMFPTFTSPKDLYTGIKARNQQPFPPTVPTKAYDTTILKTRGNPYRYELLDFPMDSKKKALTWPGQGVYYDFPECVEKNKPVFYPKPPKTFAPNTSLNLWDPISSLKEANIQRNLERSHWIPSYTHDFTGLGPMNPLELDDYHEKEVAELTGQIGFDPEPQEKFHPVLKPSRPLEGRTARLIQNRRPLEAIVQQRQPSCPDCTPRVLCTFHTFVPSSTEMMALCDNTLAGVTHKKQEIEDKIKQEQSLLSTYAFPPCYPTKDLNNTCDIKMFPKITDTKKIEDLYWRQLALKPQHTPYCNPNHYIPYEQFKCVIGDQYTMCQNSVSLSKPSILESKRDLGAFDLEHFLSKPEEQSSLNTENEETRPILGWIPRAGVAKPQTDLLGLKNSFSKTGAQKRFHKSILEDHKDLRDKVHSGMKHQFYGHNSYYFYN; this is encoded by the exons ATGAATTGCACACCCCGCTACAAACAACTGCTCGCCCAACTGCCTCAGAGGACAG agagaagcagagacataggcagagggagaagcaggcttcccattgggagcctgatgcagaacttggtcccaggaccctgggatcacagcctcagccaaaggcagacactcaaccacagagccacccaggtgcccctttg GTATCAGGAATTAAGGGAGTCACTTCAACAATGTAGACTTCCGTGGGGTGCTGAAAGGGAATATGGTGGCATAATACCCATTTCACTCCCTGAGGAACACAGGCCAAAATATCGTTTCATGGGCAAAGGACATAAGCATTATGGATTTGGTGGAGAAACCTGGCCGAG AAAACTTCCTATTGAACAATACTATTATTTGACGCAGAATAAAAAAAGTGACATCTATGGAAATGATTCTTT GATGCCCAAACCACCTAATTCAACAGTAGC AGAAATCTGTTCTTCATATCCAATTGAACACCCGTACCACACACACATCTCACGTGGTGCCATGTTCCCGACCTTTACCTCACCTAAGGATCTCTACACCGGCATTAAAGCCCGAAACCAACAGCCATTTCCTCCCACTGTACCAACAAAGGCTTATGATACAACGATTTTGAAAACAAGAG GTAATCCTTACAGATACGAACTGCTTGATTTTCCAATGGATTCAAAAAAGAAAGCCTTGACTTGGCCAGGTCAGGGTGTATATTATGAT TTTCCTGAATGTGTTGAGAAAAATAAGCCTGTATTCTACCCAAAACCTCCTAAAACCTTCGCTCCTAACACTTCTTTAAATTTGTGGGACCCTATTAGCTCTCTAAAAGAAGCCAACATACAAAGAAATCTTGAGAGGTCCCACTGGATCCCTTCATACACTCATGATTTTACAG GTCTGGGGCCCATGAACCCCCTTGAACTGGATGATTACCATGAAAAGGAGGTAGCAGAGTTAACTGGACAGATAGGATTTGACCCAGAGCCT CAAGAAAAATTCCATCCTGTCTTAAAACCTTCCAGGCCCTTGGAAGGACGAACTGCTCGACTGATTCAGAACCGACGTCCTCTAGAGGCTATTGTCCAGCAAAGACAGCCCTCCTGTCCAGATTGTACCCCTAGAGTTTTGTGTACTTTTCATACCTTTGTACCCAGTTCTACAGAAATGATGGCACTTTGTGATAACACACTGGCAGGTGTCACCCATAAAAAGCAGGAAATTGAAGACAAGATTAAGCAAGAACAAAGCTTGCTATCTACCTATGCATTCCCACCTTGTTATCCAACAAAAGATCTGAATAACACTTGTGacataaaaatgtttccaaaaatcACAGATACTAAAAAGATAGAAGATTTGTACTGGAGACAGCTGGCATTAAAACCCCAACATACACCTTACTGCAACCCGAACCATTACATTCCATATGAGCAATTTAAATGTGTCATAGGTGACCAGTATACTATGTGTCAAAACTCTGTTAGCCTTAGTAAGCCTAGTATTTTAGAAAGTAAACGAGATTTGGGAGCTTTtgatttagaacattttttaagtaAGCCAGAAGAACAGTCGTCCTTGAACACAGAAAACGAGGAAACAAGACCTATTCTGGGTTGGATTCCTAGAGCTGGAGTGGCCAAGCCTCAGACTGACCTGCTGGGGCTTAAGAACTCTTTTTCAAAAACTGGTGCACAAAAACGTTTCCATAAATCAATTCTTGAAGACCATAAAGACCTCAGGGATAAAGTGCATTCAGGGATGAAACACCAATTCTATGGCCATAATTCCTATTATTTCTATAATTGA
- the SPMIP4 gene encoding sperm-associated microtubule inner protein 4 isoform X4 produces MQNLVPGPWDHSLSQRQTLNHRATQVPLWYQELRESLQQCRLPWGAEREYGGIIPISLPEEHRPKYRFMGKGHKHYGFGGETWPRKLPIEQYYYLTQNKKSDIYGNDSLMPKPPNSTVAEICSSYPIEHPYHTHISRGAMFPTFTSPKDLYTGIKARNQQPFPPTVPTKAYDTTILKTRGNPYRYELLDFPMDSKKKALTWPGQGVYYDFPECVEKNKPVFYPKPPKTFAPNTSLNLWDPISSLKEANIQRNLERSHWIPSYTHDFTGLGPMNPLELDDYHEKEVAELTGQIGFDPEPQEKFHPVLKPSRPLEGRTARLIQNRRPLEAIVQQRQPSCPDCTPRVLCTFHTFVPSSTEMMALCDNTLAGVTHKKQEIEDKIKQEQSLLSTYAFPPCYPTKDLNNTCDIKMFPKITDTKKIEDLYWRQLALKPQHTPYCNPNHYIPYEQFKCVIGDQYTMCQNSVSLSKPSILESKRDLGAFDLEHFLSKPEEQSSLNTENEETRPILGWIPRAGVAKPQTDLLGLKNSFSKTGAQKRFHKSILEDHKDLRDKVHSGMKHQFYGHNSYYFYN; encoded by the exons atgcagaacttggtcccaggaccctgggatcacagcctcagccaaaggcagacactcaaccacagagccacccaggtgcccctttg GTATCAGGAATTAAGGGAGTCACTTCAACAATGTAGACTTCCGTGGGGTGCTGAAAGGGAATATGGTGGCATAATACCCATTTCACTCCCTGAGGAACACAGGCCAAAATATCGTTTCATGGGCAAAGGACATAAGCATTATGGATTTGGTGGAGAAACCTGGCCGAG AAAACTTCCTATTGAACAATACTATTATTTGACGCAGAATAAAAAAAGTGACATCTATGGAAATGATTCTTT GATGCCCAAACCACCTAATTCAACAGTAGC AGAAATCTGTTCTTCATATCCAATTGAACACCCGTACCACACACACATCTCACGTGGTGCCATGTTCCCGACCTTTACCTCACCTAAGGATCTCTACACCGGCATTAAAGCCCGAAACCAACAGCCATTTCCTCCCACTGTACCAACAAAGGCTTATGATACAACGATTTTGAAAACAAGAG GTAATCCTTACAGATACGAACTGCTTGATTTTCCAATGGATTCAAAAAAGAAAGCCTTGACTTGGCCAGGTCAGGGTGTATATTATGAT TTTCCTGAATGTGTTGAGAAAAATAAGCCTGTATTCTACCCAAAACCTCCTAAAACCTTCGCTCCTAACACTTCTTTAAATTTGTGGGACCCTATTAGCTCTCTAAAAGAAGCCAACATACAAAGAAATCTTGAGAGGTCCCACTGGATCCCTTCATACACTCATGATTTTACAG GTCTGGGGCCCATGAACCCCCTTGAACTGGATGATTACCATGAAAAGGAGGTAGCAGAGTTAACTGGACAGATAGGATTTGACCCAGAGCCT CAAGAAAAATTCCATCCTGTCTTAAAACCTTCCAGGCCCTTGGAAGGACGAACTGCTCGACTGATTCAGAACCGACGTCCTCTAGAGGCTATTGTCCAGCAAAGACAGCCCTCCTGTCCAGATTGTACCCCTAGAGTTTTGTGTACTTTTCATACCTTTGTACCCAGTTCTACAGAAATGATGGCACTTTGTGATAACACACTGGCAGGTGTCACCCATAAAAAGCAGGAAATTGAAGACAAGATTAAGCAAGAACAAAGCTTGCTATCTACCTATGCATTCCCACCTTGTTATCCAACAAAAGATCTGAATAACACTTGTGacataaaaatgtttccaaaaatcACAGATACTAAAAAGATAGAAGATTTGTACTGGAGACAGCTGGCATTAAAACCCCAACATACACCTTACTGCAACCCGAACCATTACATTCCATATGAGCAATTTAAATGTGTCATAGGTGACCAGTATACTATGTGTCAAAACTCTGTTAGCCTTAGTAAGCCTAGTATTTTAGAAAGTAAACGAGATTTGGGAGCTTTtgatttagaacattttttaagtaAGCCAGAAGAACAGTCGTCCTTGAACACAGAAAACGAGGAAACAAGACCTATTCTGGGTTGGATTCCTAGAGCTGGAGTGGCCAAGCCTCAGACTGACCTGCTGGGGCTTAAGAACTCTTTTTCAAAAACTGGTGCACAAAAACGTTTCCATAAATCAATTCTTGAAGACCATAAAGACCTCAGGGATAAAGTGCATTCAGGGATGAAACACCAATTCTATGGCCATAATTCCTATTATTTCTATAATTGA
- the SPMIP4 gene encoding sperm-associated microtubule inner protein 4 isoform X5, translated as MGKGHKHYGFGGETWPRKLPIEQYYYLTQNKKSDIYGNDSLMPKPPNSTVAEICSSYPIEHPYHTHISRGAMFPTFTSPKDLYTGIKARNQQPFPPTVPTKAYDTTILKTRGNPYRYELLDFPMDSKKKALTWPGQGVYYDFPECVEKNKPVFYPKPPKTFAPNTSLNLWDPISSLKEANIQRNLERSHWIPSYTHDFTGLGPMNPLELDDYHEKEVAELTGQIGFDPEPQEKFHPVLKPSRPLEGRTARLIQNRRPLEAIVQQRQPSCPDCTPRVLCTFHTFVPSSTEMMALCDNTLAGVTHKKQEIEDKIKQEQSLLSTYAFPPCYPTKDLNNTCDIKMFPKITDTKKIEDLYWRQLALKPQHTPYCNPNHYIPYEQFKCVIGDQYTMCQNSVSLSKPSILESKRDLGAFDLEHFLSKPEEQSSLNTENEETRPILGWIPRAGVAKPQTDLLGLKNSFSKTGAQKRFHKSILEDHKDLRDKVHSGMKHQFYGHNSYYFYN; from the exons ATGGGCAAAGGACATAAGCATTATGGATTTGGTGGAGAAACCTGGCCGAG AAAACTTCCTATTGAACAATACTATTATTTGACGCAGAATAAAAAAAGTGACATCTATGGAAATGATTCTTT GATGCCCAAACCACCTAATTCAACAGTAGC AGAAATCTGTTCTTCATATCCAATTGAACACCCGTACCACACACACATCTCACGTGGTGCCATGTTCCCGACCTTTACCTCACCTAAGGATCTCTACACCGGCATTAAAGCCCGAAACCAACAGCCATTTCCTCCCACTGTACCAACAAAGGCTTATGATACAACGATTTTGAAAACAAGAG GTAATCCTTACAGATACGAACTGCTTGATTTTCCAATGGATTCAAAAAAGAAAGCCTTGACTTGGCCAGGTCAGGGTGTATATTATGAT TTTCCTGAATGTGTTGAGAAAAATAAGCCTGTATTCTACCCAAAACCTCCTAAAACCTTCGCTCCTAACACTTCTTTAAATTTGTGGGACCCTATTAGCTCTCTAAAAGAAGCCAACATACAAAGAAATCTTGAGAGGTCCCACTGGATCCCTTCATACACTCATGATTTTACAG GTCTGGGGCCCATGAACCCCCTTGAACTGGATGATTACCATGAAAAGGAGGTAGCAGAGTTAACTGGACAGATAGGATTTGACCCAGAGCCT CAAGAAAAATTCCATCCTGTCTTAAAACCTTCCAGGCCCTTGGAAGGACGAACTGCTCGACTGATTCAGAACCGACGTCCTCTAGAGGCTATTGTCCAGCAAAGACAGCCCTCCTGTCCAGATTGTACCCCTAGAGTTTTGTGTACTTTTCATACCTTTGTACCCAGTTCTACAGAAATGATGGCACTTTGTGATAACACACTGGCAGGTGTCACCCATAAAAAGCAGGAAATTGAAGACAAGATTAAGCAAGAACAAAGCTTGCTATCTACCTATGCATTCCCACCTTGTTATCCAACAAAAGATCTGAATAACACTTGTGacataaaaatgtttccaaaaatcACAGATACTAAAAAGATAGAAGATTTGTACTGGAGACAGCTGGCATTAAAACCCCAACATACACCTTACTGCAACCCGAACCATTACATTCCATATGAGCAATTTAAATGTGTCATAGGTGACCAGTATACTATGTGTCAAAACTCTGTTAGCCTTAGTAAGCCTAGTATTTTAGAAAGTAAACGAGATTTGGGAGCTTTtgatttagaacattttttaagtaAGCCAGAAGAACAGTCGTCCTTGAACACAGAAAACGAGGAAACAAGACCTATTCTGGGTTGGATTCCTAGAGCTGGAGTGGCCAAGCCTCAGACTGACCTGCTGGGGCTTAAGAACTCTTTTTCAAAAACTGGTGCACAAAAACGTTTCCATAAATCAATTCTTGAAGACCATAAAGACCTCAGGGATAAAGTGCATTCAGGGATGAAACACCAATTCTATGGCCATAATTCCTATTATTTCTATAATTGA
- the SPMIP4 gene encoding sperm-associated microtubule inner protein 4 isoform X6, with translation MHTETRKLPIEQYYYLTQNKKSDIYGNDSLMPKPPNSTVAEICSSYPIEHPYHTHISRGAMFPTFTSPKDLYTGIKARNQQPFPPTVPTKAYDTTILKTRGNPYRYELLDFPMDSKKKALTWPGQGVYYDFPECVEKNKPVFYPKPPKTFAPNTSLNLWDPISSLKEANIQRNLERSHWIPSYTHDFTGLGPMNPLELDDYHEKEVAELTGQIGFDPEPQEKFHPVLKPSRPLEGRTARLIQNRRPLEAIVQQRQPSCPDCTPRVLCTFHTFVPSSTEMMALCDNTLAGVTHKKQEIEDKIKQEQSLLSTYAFPPCYPTKDLNNTCDIKMFPKITDTKKIEDLYWRQLALKPQHTPYCNPNHYIPYEQFKCVIGDQYTMCQNSVSLSKPSILESKRDLGAFDLEHFLSKPEEQSSLNTENEETRPILGWIPRAGVAKPQTDLLGLKNSFSKTGAQKRFHKSILEDHKDLRDKVHSGMKHQFYGHNSYYFYN, from the exons ATGCATACAGAGACAAG AAAACTTCCTATTGAACAATACTATTATTTGACGCAGAATAAAAAAAGTGACATCTATGGAAATGATTCTTT GATGCCCAAACCACCTAATTCAACAGTAGC AGAAATCTGTTCTTCATATCCAATTGAACACCCGTACCACACACACATCTCACGTGGTGCCATGTTCCCGACCTTTACCTCACCTAAGGATCTCTACACCGGCATTAAAGCCCGAAACCAACAGCCATTTCCTCCCACTGTACCAACAAAGGCTTATGATACAACGATTTTGAAAACAAGAG GTAATCCTTACAGATACGAACTGCTTGATTTTCCAATGGATTCAAAAAAGAAAGCCTTGACTTGGCCAGGTCAGGGTGTATATTATGAT TTTCCTGAATGTGTTGAGAAAAATAAGCCTGTATTCTACCCAAAACCTCCTAAAACCTTCGCTCCTAACACTTCTTTAAATTTGTGGGACCCTATTAGCTCTCTAAAAGAAGCCAACATACAAAGAAATCTTGAGAGGTCCCACTGGATCCCTTCATACACTCATGATTTTACAG GTCTGGGGCCCATGAACCCCCTTGAACTGGATGATTACCATGAAAAGGAGGTAGCAGAGTTAACTGGACAGATAGGATTTGACCCAGAGCCT CAAGAAAAATTCCATCCTGTCTTAAAACCTTCCAGGCCCTTGGAAGGACGAACTGCTCGACTGATTCAGAACCGACGTCCTCTAGAGGCTATTGTCCAGCAAAGACAGCCCTCCTGTCCAGATTGTACCCCTAGAGTTTTGTGTACTTTTCATACCTTTGTACCCAGTTCTACAGAAATGATGGCACTTTGTGATAACACACTGGCAGGTGTCACCCATAAAAAGCAGGAAATTGAAGACAAGATTAAGCAAGAACAAAGCTTGCTATCTACCTATGCATTCCCACCTTGTTATCCAACAAAAGATCTGAATAACACTTGTGacataaaaatgtttccaaaaatcACAGATACTAAAAAGATAGAAGATTTGTACTGGAGACAGCTGGCATTAAAACCCCAACATACACCTTACTGCAACCCGAACCATTACATTCCATATGAGCAATTTAAATGTGTCATAGGTGACCAGTATACTATGTGTCAAAACTCTGTTAGCCTTAGTAAGCCTAGTATTTTAGAAAGTAAACGAGATTTGGGAGCTTTtgatttagaacattttttaagtaAGCCAGAAGAACAGTCGTCCTTGAACACAGAAAACGAGGAAACAAGACCTATTCTGGGTTGGATTCCTAGAGCTGGAGTGGCCAAGCCTCAGACTGACCTGCTGGGGCTTAAGAACTCTTTTTCAAAAACTGGTGCACAAAAACGTTTCCATAAATCAATTCTTGAAGACCATAAAGACCTCAGGGATAAAGTGCATTCAGGGATGAAACACCAATTCTATGGCCATAATTCCTATTATTTCTATAATTGA